Below is a genomic region from Phycisphaerae bacterium.
ATGGAGGAGGCGATGGCGATCATCCGGCGGGACTTTGCCACGGTGATCACGCTGGAGGAATTGGCGGCGGCGGTGCATTTGAGCCCGTCGCACTTCAGTTCGCTGTTCAAGCAGTTTTACGAGTCGCCGCCGATGCACTTTTTGCGGAACTACCGGATCGAGCAGGTCAAAACACTGCTGCTGACCACCGACCGCAGCCTGACGCAGATCGCGGCTGAGTGCGGCTTCTCATCCGTCCACGTCCTTTCGCGGACGTTCAAGGAGGTCACGGGAACAAGTCCCAGCGACTTCCTGCGAGGCGTCCGCCCGGAAGCCCCGCCCAACCCCAAGGCGTGCCCGATGAGCGGGACGTCAAACCAGTAGCGGCTGTCACGAGACGGCGAATTCCAGGGCCTTGGGATTCTCCGCCCGTTTCGAGGCGTCCAGGACCTCCACGGTGAGCAAGTTGCCTTCCTCGTCAAAATCCAGGATCACCCCCGGCTTGGTCTCGTCACTCTCTGCCACCTTGCCCGGTTTCAGTTCGATGGTCAGCGTATCGGTATGAGCGTCGTAGTTCACCTTCATGGCGATCTCCTGTACTTTTCAATCTTGCTCGTCGAATAGACGGTGACTACCTCCGGTGGGTGACGGTCCACATCAACAAATACGCGCAGCAACTGCCCACCGATCACCCCCTGGACAACGACGCGTCCAAGCCGAACCGGCGTGACGGACTCACACCCCTCCAACAGTGCTCGCACCGTGTCCGACGAGATCCCACGCTTGGCCATACGAGCCGTCGCGTGCTCTGTCAGAATGGCGGTCCTCAAGTCCATCGGTTGCCCTCG
It encodes:
- a CDS encoding DUF4258 domain-containing protein, producing the protein MDLRTAILTEHATARMAKRGISSDTVRALLEGCESVTPVRLGRVVVQGVIGGQLLRVFVDVDRHPPEVVTVYSTSKIEKYRRSP
- a CDS encoding DUF2283 domain-containing protein; amino-acid sequence: MKVNYDAHTDTLTIELKPGKVAESDETKPGVILDFDEEGNLLTVEVLDASKRAENPKALEFAVS